One Agelaius phoeniceus isolate bAgePho1 chromosome W, bAgePho1.hap1, whole genome shotgun sequence DNA segment encodes these proteins:
- the LOC129133656 gene encoding alpha-ketoglutarate dehydrogenase component 4-like, whose translation MGSKMAAAARVVQVVKPHTPLIKFPDRKSCPRPNILESLQTSMPSLGASKAQESVGGRSPGFQNISPVSRVQGIPDTSESTRTLPQKYRRKLMSDEEIEYIQRGGPE comes from the exons ATGGGCAGTAAGATGGCAGCTGCCGCCAGAGTCGTACAG GTAGTCAAGCCACATACTCCCTTAATAAAATTCCCAGACAGAAAAAGTTGTCCCAGACCTAACA TACTGGAATCTCTACAAACAAGTATGCCATCTCTTGGTGCTTCAAAAGCACAGGAGTCTGTAGGAGGCAGATCACCAggatttcaaaatatttcaccGGTTAGTAGAGTACAAGGTATACCAGACACTTCTGAATCAACAAGAACCTTACCTCAGAAATACAGACGAAAACTAATGTCAGATGAAGAGATTGAATATATTCAA CGTGGAGGTCCAGAATAA